The proteins below come from a single Verrucomicrobiia bacterium genomic window:
- a CDS encoding PQQ-binding-like beta-propeller repeat protein: MNTWHRVQMGAWVALVAVGLGSAAAGAPTADSWPMFQGNPALTGATTARLPERPELLWTFKAGGDIKGAAAIAEGKVFFGAGDGVFHALWLSNGAPVWSFKASNSIEAPTLYHNGVLYFGAFDGFLYALRARDGQLLWKYATEEKITGGANFAQIQNRTVILVGSHDNRLHCVDAATGKSNWVYETGNYINGAAAVADGRAYFGGCDALLHVVDLARGEKIAQLDATAFVPGSVAVNENRAYFGQAENSFLCMDLIRRTNLWTYRERSFGYFGSPAVSGDRVIFGGRDRRVHCADARTGKGLWTFATRGKVDSSPVVAGDKVVVGSDDGQVYLLTLADGKQLWSYEIGRPIKGAAAVVEGRFVIGADDGVLYCFGAR; the protein is encoded by the coding sequence ATGAACACATGGCATCGCGTGCAAATGGGGGCATGGGTGGCGTTGGTGGCCGTTGGCCTGGGAAGCGCGGCGGCAGGCGCGCCCACCGCTGATTCGTGGCCCATGTTTCAAGGCAACCCGGCGTTAACGGGCGCCACCACGGCCCGCCTGCCGGAGCGACCGGAGCTGCTATGGACCTTCAAGGCCGGCGGGGACATCAAAGGAGCGGCGGCCATCGCGGAGGGGAAGGTTTTTTTTGGCGCAGGGGATGGCGTTTTCCATGCGTTGTGGCTCAGCAACGGGGCGCCTGTCTGGAGTTTCAAGGCCAGCAACAGCATTGAGGCGCCGACGCTGTATCACAATGGGGTTTTATACTTTGGCGCGTTTGATGGTTTTTTATACGCCTTGCGGGCCCGTGACGGCCAGCTCCTCTGGAAATATGCCACCGAGGAAAAAATCACCGGTGGAGCCAATTTCGCCCAGATCCAGAACCGCACGGTCATCCTCGTGGGCAGCCATGACAACCGCCTGCATTGTGTGGACGCGGCCACCGGCAAATCCAACTGGGTGTATGAGACCGGCAATTACATCAACGGCGCCGCGGCGGTGGCGGATGGGCGCGCCTATTTTGGCGGCTGCGATGCCCTGCTGCATGTGGTGGACCTGGCCAGGGGCGAGAAAATTGCCCAGCTCGACGCCACGGCGTTTGTGCCCGGGTCAGTGGCGGTGAACGAAAACCGGGCTTATTTCGGGCAGGCGGAAAACTCCTTTTTGTGCATGGACCTGATCCGCCGCACGAATCTGTGGACGTACCGGGAGCGGAGTTTTGGGTACTTCGGCTCACCGGCGGTCAGCGGTGACCGGGTAATTTTTGGCGGACGCGATCGCCGGGTGCATTGTGCGGACGCCAGGACCGGCAAGGGCCTGTGGACGTTTGCCACCCGTGGCAAGGTGGACTCCTCGCCGGTGGTGGCGGGGGACAAGGTGGTGGTCGGATCGGATGATGGCCAGGTGTATTTGCTGACGCTGGCGGACGGCAAGCAGCTCTGGAGCTACGAGATTGGCCGTCCTATTAAAGGCGCCGCCGCCGTGGTGGAGGGACGTTTTGTCATTGGCGCAGACGACGGCGTCTTGTACTGTTTCGGGGCCAGGTAA
- a CDS encoding DUF1080 domain-containing protein produces MTNGVLRISGQRTGYLATRRSYANYRLVAEFKWGEATWGRRKERTRNSGLCIHGVGEDKVWMRAIEIQIAEGQTGDVVVLEGAKLTVDGQTKVRSYDTFKRPGAEQVVDKTGFRGKEDLEKPHGEWNTLEIIALGATLRVKVNDVPVLAGESAYPSAGRIYLQSNGAEIFFRRLDIYPLAGE; encoded by the coding sequence TTGACCAACGGGGTGTTACGCATCAGCGGCCAGCGCACGGGATACCTGGCCACTCGCCGGAGCTACGCCAATTACCGGCTGGTGGCCGAGTTCAAATGGGGCGAGGCCACCTGGGGCCGGCGCAAGGAGCGCACCCGCAACAGCGGCCTGTGCATTCATGGGGTGGGCGAGGACAAGGTGTGGATGCGCGCCATTGAAATCCAAATTGCGGAGGGGCAGACCGGCGATGTGGTGGTGTTGGAGGGCGCCAAACTGACGGTGGACGGCCAGACCAAGGTGCGGAGCTATGACACCTTCAAGCGGCCCGGGGCGGAGCAGGTGGTGGACAAAACCGGCTTCCGCGGCAAAGAAGATTTGGAGAAACCGCATGGGGAATGGAATACCCTTGAGATTATTGCGTTGGGAGCCACCTTGCGGGTCAAGGTGAATGACGTGCCGGTGCTGGCGGGGGAGTCGGCCTATCCCAGCGCGGGGCGCATCTATTTGCAGAGCAACGGGGCGGAAATCTTTTTCCGGCGGCTGGATATTTATCCCCTGGCGGGCGAGTAG
- a CDS encoding DUF1573 domain-containing protein, whose translation MKRCLLPIFYAVVLITGWGLLSQPQPAPQPVPPSIPPPPPLPAQPPIPVIPPPAPNPAQAPAPAPGPTVLPSTPQPALPNFPPNTLVWDAMAKEVRAKSGDTNVHFVFLCTNQGPAEVSILNTHSSCGCTVATLPSYPYRIPPGGTGKIEINMDVRGKYGLVTKTVTLNTSHGPQYLVVSARVPDPVLQNPNAGGNAMTAQQRQMNLELAKQDRQLVFKGGCASCHSDPGRGKMGAELFAAVCGVCHDAPHRAQMVPDLRNPKRPAQREYWLQWVMFGKPGTLMPAFARSQGGPLTDDQIFSLVEYLVGPFQQSQPPQAAATPTQPAH comes from the coding sequence ATGAAGCGCTGCCTGTTACCCATCTTTTATGCGGTGGTGCTGATCACCGGCTGGGGGCTCCTCAGTCAACCCCAGCCTGCGCCCCAACCCGTGCCGCCTTCCATACCGCCCCCGCCTCCGCTTCCGGCACAGCCGCCCATTCCGGTCATACCGCCGCCCGCTCCGAATCCGGCTCAGGCACCTGCGCCTGCGCCGGGGCCAACCGTACTTCCCTCCACGCCACAGCCGGCCCTGCCCAACTTTCCCCCCAACACGTTGGTTTGGGATGCCATGGCCAAGGAAGTGCGGGCCAAGAGCGGAGATACCAATGTCCATTTTGTTTTCCTGTGCACCAATCAAGGGCCGGCGGAGGTTTCCATACTCAACACGCACTCCTCCTGTGGTTGCACAGTGGCCACGCTGCCCAGTTATCCATATCGCATTCCGCCGGGCGGGACGGGGAAAATTGAAATCAACATGGACGTGCGCGGGAAGTATGGGCTGGTGACCAAAACGGTGACGTTGAATACCTCCCATGGGCCGCAATATCTGGTGGTCAGCGCCCGGGTGCCGGATCCGGTGCTGCAAAATCCCAATGCCGGCGGCAACGCCATGACCGCCCAGCAGCGGCAGATGAACCTTGAGCTGGCCAAGCAGGACCGGCAACTGGTGTTCAAGGGCGGCTGCGCCTCGTGCCATTCGGATCCGGGACGCGGCAAGATGGGGGCGGAGCTGTTTGCCGCCGTATGCGGTGTCTGTCATGATGCCCCTCACCGCGCCCAGATGGTGCCGGATTTGCGCAATCCCAAACGTCCCGCCCAGCGCGAGTACTGGCTGCAATGGGTGATGTTTGGGAAGCCGGGTACGTTGATGCCGGCCTTTGCCCGGAGCCAGGGCGGGCCGCTTACCGATGATCAGATTTTCTCGCTGGTGGAGTATCTGGTGGGGCCCTTCCAGCAAAGCCAGCCCCCGCAGGCGGCCGCCACACCCACCCAACCCGCACACTAA